The Anastrepha ludens isolate Willacy chromosome 2, idAnaLude1.1, whole genome shotgun sequence genome contains a region encoding:
- the LOC128863774 gene encoding uncharacterized protein LOC128863774 isoform X1 codes for MSEDSEEAPIWLDTTYVAKILNNYTHNQLNEIILFTKEPATKKGENYASCIHLIKVSYTTKADPEAIRKVTLIVKSRLENELFSQIEEDFNVFHRESQVYNIIMGKAEELLRNVNDATRFGPKAIYVDERVIVQEDLKQQGFAIEDVKVGLDFDCCRLILEKLAKFHAVSMVLYRENPDLFRHHLPSNVSEHSSPLHDLYTNAIKCSIEYCQTNPKLQHYVPKLKIFGEKIIPKMINVFSRSQTDRYHVLNHGDMWVNNLMFRKDAGGNVVEVLFVDYQEGFYGSPGIDWNFFIFSSWQKEVFQNHFEDLLAIYHATLTDLLDKLKYDLRIPTIEDVRKSILNKGFHAYFVSKGLVTATCLLPILINENSDLADPLNFLLVTDEAVENRRKVFDNPKYGERLEVYLEFFVNNDIL; via the exons atgagCGAAGATTCAGAGGAAGCTCCCATCTGGTTAGACACAACCTACGTGGCGAAGATACTCAACAATTATACGCATAATcagttaaatgaaattattttatttaccaaaGAGCCTGCTACTAAAAAAGGTGAAAACTATGCAAGTTGTATACATCTTATAAAGGTTTCTTATACCACGAAGGCGGACCCGGAAGCCATAAGGAAGGTTACACTGATAGTAAAGTCACGTTTAGAAAATGAATTATTCTCACAAATAGAGGAAGATTTCAAtgtgtttcaccgagaatcGCAAGTCTACAATATAATAATGGGCAAAGCAGAAGAGCTGTTACGCAATGTCAACGATGCAACACGTTTTGGACCTAA AGCGATTTATGTGGATGAACGCGTGATAGTACAGGAAGACCTTAAACAGCAAGGTTTTGCAATAGAAGATGTCAAGGTTGGATTGGATTTTGATTGCTGCCGTTTAATTCTAGAGAAATTGGCAAAATTTCATGCAGTTAGCATGGTCCTGTACAGAGAG AATCCAGACTTATTTCGCCATCATTTGCCAAGTAATGTCTCTGAGCACTCATCGCCCCTCCATGACCTTTATACAAATGCCATTAAGTGTTCGATCGAATATTGTCAAACAAATCCCAAACTTCAACATTATGTACCAAAGTTGAAAATCTTCGGTGAGAAAATTATTCCGAAGATGATAAATGTTTTCAGCCGCAGTCAAACGGACCGTTATCACGTGCTAAACCACGGTGATATGTGGGTGAACAATTTGATGTTTCGAAAGGATGCTGGTGGCAATGTTGTGGAAGTACTGTTC GTGGATTATCAAGAGGGATTTTATGGTTCCCCAGGCATCGATtggaattttttcatattttcatcgtGGCAAAAGGAAGTGTTCCAAAACCACTTTGAAGACCTGCTGGCTATATATCATGCGACATTGACTGATTTGTTGgataaattgaaatatgatCTGCGAATACCAACTATTGAAGATGTGAGAAAGTCTATACTAAATAAAGGATTCCATG CTTATTTTGTTTCTAAAGGTCTTGTAACTGCTACTTGTTTactgcccattttgatcaacgAGAACTCGGACTTAGCGGATCCATTGAATTTTCTTTTGGTTACTGACGAGGCGGTAGAGAATCGGCGAAAAGTTTTTGACAACCCAAAATATGGTGAAAGATTGGAagtttatttggaatttttcgtGAACAATGACATTTTGTAA
- the LOC128863774 gene encoding uncharacterized protein LOC128863774 isoform X2, with protein sequence MSEDSEEAPIWLDTTYVAKILNNYTHNQLNEIILFTKEPATKKGENYASCIHLIKVSYTTKADPEAIRKVTLIVKSRLENELFSQIEEDFNVFHRESQVYNIIMGKAEELLRNVNDATRFGPKAIYVDERVIVQEDLKQQGFAIEDVKVGLDFDCCRLILEKLAKFHAVSMVLYRENPDLFRHHLPSNVSEHSSPLHDLYTNAIKCSIEYCQTNPKLQHYVPKLKIFGEKIIPKMINVFSRSQTDRYHVLNHGDMWVNNLMFRKDAGGNVVEVLFVDYQEGFYGSPGIDWNFFIFSSWQKEVFQNHFEDLLAIYHATLTDLLDKLKYDLRIPTIEDVRKSILNKGFHGLVTATCLLPILINENSDLADPLNFLLVTDEAVENRRKVFDNPKYGERLEVYLEFFVNNDIL encoded by the exons atgagCGAAGATTCAGAGGAAGCTCCCATCTGGTTAGACACAACCTACGTGGCGAAGATACTCAACAATTATACGCATAATcagttaaatgaaattattttatttaccaaaGAGCCTGCTACTAAAAAAGGTGAAAACTATGCAAGTTGTATACATCTTATAAAGGTTTCTTATACCACGAAGGCGGACCCGGAAGCCATAAGGAAGGTTACACTGATAGTAAAGTCACGTTTAGAAAATGAATTATTCTCACAAATAGAGGAAGATTTCAAtgtgtttcaccgagaatcGCAAGTCTACAATATAATAATGGGCAAAGCAGAAGAGCTGTTACGCAATGTCAACGATGCAACACGTTTTGGACCTAA AGCGATTTATGTGGATGAACGCGTGATAGTACAGGAAGACCTTAAACAGCAAGGTTTTGCAATAGAAGATGTCAAGGTTGGATTGGATTTTGATTGCTGCCGTTTAATTCTAGAGAAATTGGCAAAATTTCATGCAGTTAGCATGGTCCTGTACAGAGAG AATCCAGACTTATTTCGCCATCATTTGCCAAGTAATGTCTCTGAGCACTCATCGCCCCTCCATGACCTTTATACAAATGCCATTAAGTGTTCGATCGAATATTGTCAAACAAATCCCAAACTTCAACATTATGTACCAAAGTTGAAAATCTTCGGTGAGAAAATTATTCCGAAGATGATAAATGTTTTCAGCCGCAGTCAAACGGACCGTTATCACGTGCTAAACCACGGTGATATGTGGGTGAACAATTTGATGTTTCGAAAGGATGCTGGTGGCAATGTTGTGGAAGTACTGTTC GTGGATTATCAAGAGGGATTTTATGGTTCCCCAGGCATCGATtggaattttttcatattttcatcgtGGCAAAAGGAAGTGTTCCAAAACCACTTTGAAGACCTGCTGGCTATATATCATGCGACATTGACTGATTTGTTGgataaattgaaatatgatCTGCGAATACCAACTATTGAAGATGTGAGAAAGTCTATACTAAATAAAGGATTCCATG GTCTTGTAACTGCTACTTGTTTactgcccattttgatcaacgAGAACTCGGACTTAGCGGATCCATTGAATTTTCTTTTGGTTACTGACGAGGCGGTAGAGAATCGGCGAAAAGTTTTTGACAACCCAAAATATGGTGAAAGATTGGAagtttatttggaatttttcgtGAACAATGACATTTTGTAA